TGGATTCTGCTGGAACCAAGAGTGCATATATCCATTGTAGAAGTCAACTGCTGTAAGCTTCTTCTTTAAAACGACTGTTTTGATTCCAACCCAGCCTtcctaaaaacaaaaacaaacaaaaaaaggcagtaaGCTTCTTCCATGTTTAAAGCTATCTTTAGCTCCCCTAGGCTGGCTTACAGCACACATTTTATTCAATGTTAACAGGCTAACAAGTCGAATTCTTGCTTGCAAATATGCAAAGCCTattaatggaaattaaaagttaaagtaacttttttcttttttaaagaaaacatcttgTGCTGATCTAAACTAGTACAGAGACTAGCAATGGACAATTAAGACAAAAGTTATGCACCACACAAATACTAAAAACCTCATCTTTAGGGCAGTGAATATAAAACAAATAGGGAAAGCCTACCTTGCAGCGAGCTATCAATGTTTGGGACATTTTATGGAACAGCACTGAACCAGGAACAACTTCACAGTCATTTTGTATTTGAtctaaaagcaaagaaagatcATCCTGCATTTTTATGCCAAAAACTACAGGAAAGGTTTGAAccacttcttttcctttgaaacatGATAACCATCTTGAGTCActattttgctgaaaaatattttattgtattctgtgttttattatAACCAAATGAACAGAAACAATCAGAACAGTCATTCTCTGGCACTACTCCATATCTGATCCATGAACACTCACTAAGCCCTGATCAGTCACACACCTTGGCCCACATGGCACTCAGATTCTTaaagaaaatggtttaaaaattttaataatttaagagTAAATACCAGAAAAACCAGGGATATTATCCACTTCCACAAAATCCAGGAGTTTAATGGTAGTACCCTTCCAGAGTGTCTGCAAAGGAAactggaaacagaaacagattACACATTCAGAATGTTTTCAGATTTCCAGGCTATTTTTTCCTCAGGCAACATACCTGTGATAATTACATTAAGGGAAAATTTAGCTGTATGTCTAGATAGGAGATTTTCCTTATCAGACTCAGTTTTGCTTACCCTTCTTCAATTCAAACCATTAGCCTATGCAGAAATTACTTAAGCAATTAGCTACAACAGCTCCTCACTTTGGCTGTTTGCACTGTTTACTGCCATGCAGAGATGTCACTGCAGCATTCCAAAACCTCCTCAAATACATCAGGGAAAATCTCAGAGCTAAGGAAACAATATAACATTTTTGAGCTGATTTCACACTTGGGATCAAGTCCATAAAAATTCTCCTGCACATTAATTTCACCTCTAATGACAAACTACCAGGACTTTCGAACACATGCAAGGTTACAGAGGCTAAAATAACTAAAATTGAGATATAGTGATTAGTTAAAATATCTACACCAAACTCAGTCATGCTATAGGACAGAAAAGGGTTCCAAAAAATCCCGTCTCACCATACTTCCTATTGCACGATGCAGCTGAATTATTTGTGCAGCTGTTTGCTCCTCCCATTTTATACAACTCTTCGCTATAGAGATTTTAGGAGCTGTGGGGAAAAGAGGAATTAAAAGAGCTATTTTGCTTTGCATCTTTTAGCAAACAGCTGTACTACTTTATCCTATTTTAAACCTCAGGTTTTCCTGACCAGTAGTGGGTCTACCATCCAGCCAAGGCAGCTCAGACAAAaactggagaaaatattttgtaaacaCCTcaatttggattattttttactCTCAGTTGTTCTCTTCATTTACCCATTGCACTGCAAACTTGTATCATGTTTTTAAGTACAGTTCTAACCCTTCTGTCTGCATTACAACAATGAAGAATAACAAACTCAGATCTTGTGACATCAACAGTGATTTTGATATTTTACAagtaactgggaaaaaaaaatgtactacGTCTGAAGAATTCGGAAGCATTTTTCTCCTGTATGACATTTTTAAGCCACAAAATGCAGTGAAGAGAGCACACTGAGAAATTAATCTAAAAAAATACAACCCAGCGTGGCAGAAAACTTCAATTTTTCTCctgataaaggaaaaaataaacaagtcaCATTAAAAACAATGTGTACCTACCAAATGTTACTCCTTCTTTTGGctgctcttttttattttttaaactttcaggCAAGTTCTTCAAAACTGCTAACAgctgcaaaattaaattttgtacAGAGCATTAGTCAAGCTAAGTTTAATCAATAATAAACAAAGTAAAACTTAATTTTTCAACAGTAAAACTGTCCTGTGAGCTTTTAGAAAATTGTCTCTGTATATTCAGAAAATGTGTATCCTTGATACAGAGACAGTAAAGACATCCTTTCCACTGAATCACAACGAAAAAAcgcaattatttttttatggatGATCTCTTCCCTGATATTAATCCCAGAAGAGAACAAACGCTGGCtattcaaataaaaaagcagacattaatttaaatgaaagaatCTGCAATGTTTCCACAGACAGCATTTGGGTTTTCcactgaaaagaaacacaacagCAACACACAGGATTGACACTGACACCTGATCACAGACCACTGAGCTCTCATCACAGCAAGGCAAAGTGCTCACAAACACCAAGGTTCACATCATCCTCCTCCTAAACTTGTAGCCAGCTCAGAACAAGATTAGTAAGAATTCTGTTTGCACACATTAAAAGCAAAGTGCCAGTCAGAAGTGACACAGCTGGCAGGACTTTACCATGTTTGCACCTATCTTTGCCAacatcccttccagctcctgtgccGTGCAGTGGGGAGGAACAGCAACCTCCTCCTGCTTAATAATTGGACCTACATCAAACCTGCAAGgtagaaaacaaacaaccttACTGGATAAGCTGAAGCTTAATTAGCAGTTCAAAAGTCTGCATTCAATACATTAGCTCAGTTGCTAATTATCCTTTTCTATCCCctaaaagttttttttcagatgtcaTTTCACATTATCAAACGTTTGGTTCACAAGACAGCACAAAGAAGAGAATACCAATCTTGGCAGAAGATTCTCCTCAGCAAGCTGAGACTGATATGAACACACAATTTACAGTTCAGAACATGAGAtctaaaaagaaacaacctGAAATTCTTAAGATGAAATTTGCTTCCCACTTTCCTGAGATCTATCATTAGACAAGCATCTAAGAAAGAAAGGTAACTAAATAACGTACTTCCACAAGCCTTTTAAGCCAGAGCTTGGGCTGAAACTAAAACATATAATCTTCCTTGCCTAGACAGGCAATTTCTTGTCTTCTGTCCACTTACAGGACATTAAAGGGGATTCTGAAGTCTAAAAACCAGATCTTTTCTGTCTTGTCATATCAAGCCTATTGATAAAGCTGTGTGACTGTTCTCTGTTTATTCCCTGTGACAATGCTAAGAATTAGAGAACAGGCCTGAAGTGCTAATTGCACACTtattaaaatactgtaattaTGGTAAATCTCATATAGTTAAATGAActtttttaagtgtttaaaactttaattacatacatttaaaaaattgtggTTATGTAGAATGAGTTAAATGATGACTTCAGCAGTGATTATTTAAAACCCTGAGAGGCAACAGGAACAATGAGTCGTCTGCAAAGGACACCAAACCTACCTTTTTGGTCTTATCTCCATAATTGTCACCCCAGTCACCTTATCACCGTGAAGCACTGTGTGGACTATGGGTGCAGGACCACGCCATCGTGGGAGACAGCTGGGATGGACATTCAGCACCCCACTGGaatgaaatattcaaaattagAACAGGAATGGTACCTAAAACATACGTAAATGGAGTTCAACATATATTACAGTGAACATCTGCTCATTTGTTCTCAAGTGTTACTGCTTTAAATATGCACTTGAAGGAAAATTCACACTATATAAACTTGAGTTTCTCAGCGAACACAGAAAGAGATGTGAAGAATAAAGGCAAACCTTCTGCTGGATATTCGCATAAATTTACACCCATGTGTCAAAGAACACTGAATTTCACAATGGTAGCAATAGGGCTCAGGCTAAGCTAATGAACCCAGGGATGCTGACCTCACCTACTGCTGGATATTCGCATAAATTTACACCCATGTGTCAAAGAACACTGAATTTCACCATGACAGCAGTAAGGCTCAGGCTAAGCATATGAACCCAGGGATGCTGACCTCACTTACTGCAAGCCACAGATGCTGTCCCAAAACAAGAGCACAGCATTGCTAACAAAGCAGTGACAGATGTCCTGTCCTCACACTTACTATGGGAACTGCAGAATGAGCTCCTCGCTTAGAAGACGTCCAAAAGATGCCACCACACCCACATCAAACTGCCCCGCCGGTCCCGTGTGTGGCCACTCGtgcacaggcagctggagctccctggcacagctcctgacGGGCAAGTCCCGGGGCAGGCGGGAGGGCAGGGTCACCACCTCCAGCCGGGACACGAGCGAGTCCTCGCTGGGCTCCCTGGGGTGGACACGGTGTTTAAGGCAGACTGAGGCGAGGGCTGGGTCACCTCCACCCCTCGCTGTGCCCCTGTGCCAATTTCCTCAGCCTCTATTATCCTGGCCCCTGTCTCACGCTCAggctccttccccctcccttttctGACATCCTCCCTGCCCAACCCATGGTCCCTCCGGCGTCACTCCACCTCATCCCTCACTAACCTCTGAGCCTCATCACCAGCCCTCATCTCCCACCGCTCGGTGCCCACCCCTCTCTCACCCTCCCCAGCCGCTGCCGTGTCCCCTCAGGCTCCGCGCCCCTCAGGGTCCATCTCCCCCCCAAGGCTCCTTCCTCAcgtccccgtgtcccctctgcccctctctcccagccctgtctccCCTCAGACCCCTCTCCCCCGTGCCCGGGCGGTACCCGGCGGCCCGCAGGGCTCGCAGGGTGGTCACGGCGAAGCGGTCGGTGCCGAAGAACAGGACCCGCCATGGCGGGCCTGCCGCCCTCACGCCCTCGCTGCAGGCGCGCAGCACCCGGGCCCGCATCGCGGGGCTCCCGCCGCGCGCGGCGATGACGCAGCGGGACCCGCCcccccggccgggccgggctcagCGTTGAGGGGGCGCCGCCATCgtcatagaattatagaattaCCGGCGaacctgagctggaagggacccaaaagaatcatcgagtccagcctaTAGCCCTGCGCAGGACACCCCAATAATCCCCTCCGGGGCCTCAGAGCGTTGTCCGAACGCTtcttgagctctggcagccttggagtcgtgaccattccctggggagcccctTCCAGTGGCCGACCACCAtctgaaaagcttttcctgacATCCAGCCTAAATCTCCCCTGACTCATCTTTATGCCGTTCCctcgggtcctgtcactggtcgCGAGAGTGAAGAGAGCAGTGTCTGTCCCTCGGGAAGATGCTGAAAACCACAATGAGGTCTCTCAGTTTCTTCCAAGCTGGACAAGTGCCCTCATCCACTCCTCATAGAGCTTCCCTTCCACCCTTCCTCATCCTCGTGGCCTCCTTTGGACGCTCTCTAAGAGCAAAGCGTCTTCACGTTGTggttagcctggagaagactgaCAGGGGATCTCGTTAATGCATAAAAATATCCTAGGGTGCTAAGATGCTAGTGCAAGGGTGTTTTGGGtagtgctcagcagcaggatgaggagcagtgtccataaattaaaacacaagaagtCCCATCACAACATGAGGAAGATCTTTATgttgagggtggcagagcactgggacggctgcccagagagggtgtggagtctccctctctgggaatattccaaacccacctggacacgTCCAGCTGTGTCCATGCTTCACATGACCCTGCCTTGGTAGGaggttggactgggtgatctccagagatcccttccagccctaaCCATTCTGTGATCTTGGTGTGGGGTGGGGGAAGCTGTCAGGGCTGCCctgacagctccagcctcaCAGTGTCGATGCTCCTGAGTGGTGTCAGCCGTGCCCCCTTAACCCTGACCAGGAATTGTCCATGCTGCCTCAGTGCAAAGATAATGCAGAAGAACGTCAGGGACTGGAAGGGGTGTTGACCCCAAAGCCACTGATCTGGCTCTGACAGCATTTGAAAAACAGAGTTCGGTTTCTGACACCACGGACAGCTTCATTTTAACAGTGACAGCAACTCAGAGAATGTTTTCTTGTAAACTATGGGGTCAGAATCACCACTTAAAGAACTGTCTCCTCCCATAACGtaagtaagaaaatattttatcattctGCTAAGTACATTCTTTCCCCCCATGGGAAGATGGATTATTTGTGTAGCTTTTAATGTAAATCACATACACAAATTCCCTGCACATCTAAATCACAGTCTATCCTGCAATCTTTGACACTAGGAATTTCTGCAGCATGGAGTGTGAGAATCTGTAAATGTCCTATATGCCTGTGGAAATATGTAAATTACTTGGAAAATGGGTGGCAGAATTTTATGATGGCTACATGAGAAAAGGATCgataaaaaaagtgaaattttgtgCTGCACTAAGCAGTGCTGTATAtattccttccctttttcatGTCTATTTGCCCATGATTAGGGTTTTCTTCTCTCAGACATTGAAGATGCCATTTTCTCCTGTGGTGATAATAaggagaaaaggatgaaaaattgctgttacaataaaaaaaaaaatagtcaggCCATCTTAACTGGGGTGCTTACATTCCTGAACACTGAGAAAAGGAGAATATGCTACCAAATACTGAGGTAATTTCCTGATCAATATGCAAAAATCAAATGCTCAAATAACCTTACAATTCTCTGTTGACTGGGAAGTCCCATGAAAATACTTGGTTTAGTCACAGGCAGTACACTTCAACTCTGGTCACCTCATCTTAGTGCACAAATGAAAGGTtatagtaaaaataaattaaaatagataCAAGAGGCTAGCAAGGATGAAGGAATGGCTT
The DNA window shown above is from Serinus canaria isolate serCan28SL12 chromosome 10, serCan2020, whole genome shotgun sequence and carries:
- the MTFMT gene encoding methionyl-tRNA formyltransferase, mitochondrial isoform X1 codes for the protein MRARVLRACSEGVRAAGPPWRVLFFGTDRFAVTTLRALRAAGEPSEDSLVSRLEVVTLPSRLPRDLPVRSCARELQLPVHEWPHTGPAGQFDVGVVASFGRLLSEELILQFPYGVLNVHPSCLPRWRGPAPIVHTVLHGDKVTGVTIMEIRPKRFDVGPIIKQEEVAVPPHCTAQELEGMLAKIGANMLLAVLKNLPESLKNKKEQPKEGVTFAPKISIAKSCIKWEEQTAAQIIQLHRAIGSMFPLQTLWKGTTIKLLDFVEVDNIPGFSDQIQNDCEVVPGSVLFHKMSQTLIARCKEGWVGIKTVVLKKKLTAVDFYNGYMHSWFQQNPRTFHWECRFQTLKLSMAKKTLKERGILAQDIKQ
- the MTFMT gene encoding methionyl-tRNA formyltransferase, mitochondrial isoform X2 → MRARVLRACSEGVRAAGPPWRVLFFGTDRFAVTTLRALRAAGEPSEDSLVSRLEVVTLPSRLPRDLPVRSCARELQLPVHEWPHTGPAGQFDVGVVASFGRLLSEELILQFPYGVLNVHPSCLPRWRGPAPIVHTVLHGDKVTGVTIMEIRPKRFDVGPIIKQEEVAVPPHCTAQELEGMLAKIGANMLLAVLKNLPESLKNKKEQPKEGVTFAPKISIAKSCIKWEEQTAAQIIQLHRAIGSMFPLQTLWKGTTIKLLDFVEVDNIPGFSDQIQNDCEVVPGSVLFHKMSQTLIARCKEGWGVQGGRG